One Nostoc punctiforme PCC 73102 DNA window includes the following coding sequences:
- a CDS encoding FHA domain-containing protein, protein MKVKVSYSPNLSEVNEVDLTTETPTRGEWLIGRSPDSDLVLDSPDISRVHAKFFVKAGNYYFSDLGSRNGSIFNGKQAEKDRPYSLSDGDIIRIADYVLILEAVAPAYEQPETVFRIIDPSLFSRPRSPENVSAANVVNPSPEVVSEVPAPITPEVETPSPEVSETSEVVANQPDDVIPVVEVIAPENIIQSPEAVSEVPHDVHDEIVDLQSVAPEVSADVEEVEIPEVSENDEEVSFTVAEAAIAAPENIIETSEEEITLPEVTHDEVTDFETALATESTFVQRRDTSSIPQATDHEDAEFEAALEAEVTFVQPRDIFHQVPATSPEDAELEAALEAEVTFVQPRDIFGEVSNEESTVLEVTHNENEVVDLDTPVAEEVGLEFGEFVNEVTEEEEIQPQETLSQDTQDINDELADLDILFTAEESVDIDEVEPSFAVDETGGEVSEALTEPDNIVVEVSSNQYIDLNNTNTEEASVNVDDVVLVSEVAELADIQSLETTKSEVPESISQTIEEVTEVEATQFDETPEEINVSEPPQVIIERNIVLIAHESKKSELAEFVSQHQEFFSQSFTITWPSVGEVLHQQAGITISQQTPAPISGGYQTIASLVGAGEILAVIFLRDLLQPQPGQANEEALLRLCTINQVLLATNLPTAEAIVHYLKHI, encoded by the coding sequence ATGAAAGTAAAAGTTAGCTATTCACCAAATCTAAGTGAAGTCAATGAAGTTGACCTGACCACAGAAACTCCAACGAGAGGAGAATGGTTAATAGGTCGTTCTCCTGATTCTGATTTAGTCTTAGACAGTCCTGATATTAGTCGGGTACATGCTAAGTTTTTTGTTAAAGCTGGAAATTACTACTTCTCTGACCTTGGCAGTAGAAATGGCTCAATATTTAATGGAAAACAAGCCGAAAAAGATCGACCATATTCTTTGAGTGATGGAGATATTATCAGGATTGCAGATTACGTTCTGATCTTAGAAGCAGTTGCTCCCGCTTATGAGCAACCAGAGACAGTCTTTAGAATTATAGACCCTTCACTGTTTTCTCGGCCGCGATCGCCTGAAAATGTCAGCGCAGCCAATGTCGTTAATCCATCCCCAGAAGTAGTTAGCGAAGTTCCAGCGCCTATTACTCCCGAAGTAGAAACACCTTCTCCAGAAGTCAGCGAAACCTCCGAAGTTGTTGCTAATCAACCCGATGATGTCATTCCGGTTGTTGAGGTAATCGCCCCTGAAAACATTATTCAGTCACCAGAAGCAGTTAGCGAAGTTCCACACGATGTCCATGATGAAATTGTGGATTTGCAATCAGTTGCGCCAGAAGTCAGTGCAGATGTTGAAGAAGTAGAGATTCCAGAAGTTAGCGAAAATGATGAGGAAGTTTCTTTTACTGTAGCCGAAGCTGCGATCGCAGCACCTGAAAATATCATCGAAACTTCTGAAGAGGAAATTACACTTCCAGAAGTCACTCATGATGAGGTTACAGACTTCGAAACAGCACTGGCGACAGAATCTACTTTCGTGCAACGGCGTGATACAAGTAGTATTCCCCAAGCTACTGACCATGAAGATGCAGAGTTTGAGGCAGCACTAGAAGCAGAAGTTACCTTCGTACAGCCACGTGATATTTTCCACCAAGTTCCTGCAACCTCTCCTGAAGATGCAGAGTTAGAGGCGGCGCTGGAAGCAGAAGTCACCTTCGTGCAGCCGCGTGATATTTTCGGCGAAGTATCTAATGAAGAAAGTACTGTTCTGGAAGTTACTCATAATGAAAATGAAGTAGTAGATTTAGATACACCAGTCGCAGAAGAAGTCGGTTTAGAGTTTGGCGAATTTGTCAACGAAGTTACTGAAGAAGAGGAAATTCAGCCGCAAGAAACATTGAGCCAAGATACACAAGATATCAATGATGAACTAGCAGATTTAGATATTTTATTTACGGCAGAAGAAAGCGTAGATATTGACGAAGTAGAACCTAGTTTTGCTGTTGATGAAACAGGAGGTGAAGTTTCTGAAGCATTGACTGAGCCTGATAATATCGTTGTAGAAGTTTCTAGCAATCAATACATTGATTTGAATAATACAAATACAGAAGAAGCCAGCGTAAATGTTGATGATGTTGTTCTAGTAAGTGAAGTTGCTGAATTAGCTGATATTCAATCTTTAGAAACAACAAAAAGCGAAGTTCCTGAGAGTATCAGTCAAACTATTGAAGAGGTTACTGAAGTAGAAGCGACTCAATTTGATGAAACTCCAGAAGAAATAAATGTAAGTGAGCCTCCCCAAGTGATTATTGAAAGAAACATAGTACTTATCGCTCACGAGAGCAAGAAATCAGAACTTGCTGAATTTGTTTCTCAACATCAGGAATTTTTCTCACAGAGCTTTACAATTACCTGGCCATCTGTTGGCGAAGTCTTACATCAACAAGCAGGAATAACAATTAGTCAGCAAACCCCCGCACCAATTTCTGGAGGATATCAAACAATTGCTTCATTGGTTGGAGCAGGAGAAATTTTAGCAGTTATTTTCCTGAGAGATTTGCTGCAACCTCAGCCTGGTCAGGCAAATGAAGAAGCTCTGCTCAGATTATGCACTATTAATCAAGTTTTACTGGCAACTAATTTGCCAACAGCAGAAGCGATCGTGCATTATCTTAAACATATATAG
- a CDS encoding CHASE2 domain-containing serine/threonine-protein kinase: MVTNLKSLFRQPVILSSAIATILLLGIQKLGVFEPLEMKVYDQMMQLRGDPGPDSRLLIVALTEKDIQKWNWPLSGELLERLLGKLEAYEPRAIGLDIFRDLPVQPGHEKLLQRLQQSDIIIPICKHSGSNNPGIAAPKGIEAERVGFNDVVEDTDATIRRNLLLVSAEESDSCQSTYSFSLQLALKYLEVGGIQLKFTPKKELQLRDTVFKPLQSNAGGYQKADTNGYQILLNYHSGHQIAQKVTITEILENQVKPDLVKDRIVLIGSTANSLNDIFNTPFATGKSDNSGKMAGIEIHAHSVSQILSAVLNKQPLFWFLPEWGKVLWIWGWTVVGGLLVSRIQHPLGLGLAGATALAVLFGSNFVIFTQAGWFPVIPPTLGLVFTAGSVLAYSAYKTKQEQQEITQRVQEHQQLIVELQGLLRQRGDASNEAPTVIADSIGQEISLGTLLNNRYKITQGLGSGGFSNTYLADDIQRPGNPQCVVKQLRPPRQDAEYLNVVRRLFDAEAQILETLGKHPQIPQLLAFFEENRQFSLVQEFVRGHAMDKEVTSGKRLKQAEVVEMLKEVLHVLVFVHSYGVIHRDIKPSNLIRRESDQHIVLIDFGAVKQIHPQQQEAQTISIGTPGYAPSEQMSGLPKLNSDIYALGIMGIQGLTGVDPREFRRDINTGEIIIQGEADGNQQTWQHWRELTDATNELVIILNRMAHFDFTQRYQSAAEVLKALESP; this comes from the coding sequence ATGGTTACAAACTTAAAAAGTTTATTTAGACAGCCAGTTATTCTTTCAAGTGCGATCGCTACAATTTTACTACTAGGCATTCAAAAACTTGGGGTTTTCGAACCTCTAGAAATGAAGGTCTACGACCAAATGATGCAATTACGTGGCGACCCAGGCCCAGACTCTCGTCTATTAATTGTTGCTTTAACTGAAAAAGATATTCAAAAATGGAATTGGCCCCTATCTGGCGAACTTCTAGAGCGACTATTGGGCAAACTTGAAGCTTATGAACCGCGAGCCATTGGTCTAGATATTTTCCGTGACTTACCTGTACAACCTGGTCATGAAAAACTACTGCAACGCTTACAACAGAGCGATATCATCATTCCTATCTGTAAACATTCTGGTTCTAACAATCCGGGAATAGCAGCCCCAAAGGGGATTGAAGCAGAGCGAGTAGGATTTAATGATGTAGTAGAAGATACTGACGCGACAATTCGTCGCAACCTATTATTGGTAAGTGCAGAAGAGTCCGATTCCTGTCAAAGTACTTATTCTTTTAGCTTGCAATTAGCACTTAAATACTTAGAAGTTGGAGGTATCCAGCTAAAATTTACCCCCAAAAAAGAACTACAACTACGAGATACTGTATTTAAACCCCTACAAAGCAACGCTGGCGGTTATCAGAAAGCGGATACAAATGGATACCAAATTTTGCTTAACTACCATTCTGGTCATCAGATTGCCCAGAAAGTAACTATTACAGAAATACTTGAAAATCAAGTTAAACCAGATTTGGTGAAAGACCGCATCGTTTTAATTGGTTCAACAGCCAATAGTTTAAATGATATTTTTAACACGCCATTTGCTACTGGTAAGTCAGATAATTCCGGGAAAATGGCAGGAATTGAAATTCATGCCCATAGCGTTAGTCAAATTCTCAGTGCTGTTCTTAACAAACAGCCATTATTTTGGTTTCTACCTGAATGGGGGAAAGTCCTGTGGATATGGGGATGGACTGTAGTTGGTGGGTTGCTGGTATCGCGGATTCAACATCCACTAGGCTTAGGACTGGCAGGAGCAACAGCCCTTGCAGTCTTATTTGGAAGCAATTTTGTCATTTTTACCCAAGCTGGATGGTTCCCTGTAATACCTCCGACTTTGGGGTTAGTATTTACCGCCGGGAGTGTTCTTGCTTATAGTGCTTATAAAACGAAACAAGAGCAACAAGAAATTACCCAACGGGTTCAAGAACACCAACAATTAATTGTGGAATTGCAAGGTCTTTTACGGCAGCGCGGCGATGCCTCAAATGAAGCACCAACTGTAATTGCTGATTCCATCGGGCAAGAAATTTCATTAGGAACTCTACTAAACAATCGCTACAAAATTACTCAAGGCTTGGGTTCTGGAGGATTTAGCAATACTTATTTAGCTGATGATATCCAGCGTCCTGGTAATCCGCAGTGTGTGGTTAAACAGTTGCGTCCCCCCCGCCAAGATGCAGAATATTTAAATGTCGTCAGACGATTATTTGACGCTGAAGCACAAATTTTAGAAACCTTGGGTAAGCATCCACAAATCCCTCAACTGCTAGCTTTTTTTGAAGAAAATCGGCAATTTTCTCTAGTGCAAGAATTTGTTCGAGGGCACGCTATGGACAAAGAAGTAACCTCAGGAAAGCGACTAAAACAAGCTGAAGTTGTGGAAATGCTTAAAGAAGTTTTACACGTACTTGTTTTTGTTCACAGCTATGGTGTAATCCATCGAGATATCAAACCTAGTAACTTGATTAGACGAGAATCAGATCAACACATTGTTTTAATTGACTTTGGCGCTGTTAAGCAAATTCATCCTCAGCAGCAAGAAGCTCAGACTATTTCAATTGGTACGCCTGGTTATGCACCTTCTGAGCAAATGAGCGGTTTGCCAAAACTCAACAGCGATATTTATGCGTTGGGAATTATGGGAATTCAAGGTTTAACTGGGGTAGATCCTAGAGAATTTCGCAGAGATATAAATACTGGTGAAATAATTATTCAAGGTGAAGCTGATGGCAATCAACAGACTTGGCAACATTGGCGCGAACTAACTGACGCTACAAACGAGTTAGTTATTATTTTAAATAGAATGGCGCATTTCGATTTTACTCAACGATATCAGTCAGCAGCAGAGGTTCTCAAAGCTCTCGAAAGTCCTTAG
- a CDS encoding MGMT family protein, translating into MALSITHLFTKVKPASAMVELKTLNLKLGHGIEEDINADSISPRQVLIVRYEDILDLSIQPGQLRENIVVTGIGFNKFIPGSLLTFESGAAIRLTFYCEPCKRIAHLVESFKSIKGKRGILGVVTKSGQIQVSSKFQVQAHKFPALPENPYERFLDFIIKIPSGKVVTYKQIIKAIGVDNSYLRVIPTYLKKTSATNYPVHRILDYKGYLITYVNQQKDKLKTEGVKVLADADVVKNLNKSYVNINNYSWEDCNIYL; encoded by the coding sequence ATGGCTCTCTCAATAACTCATCTTTTCACTAAGGTAAAACCAGCTTCTGCGATGGTAGAGCTTAAAACATTAAATTTAAAGTTAGGTCATGGTATAGAAGAAGATATTAATGCCGATTCGATAAGTCCCAGGCAAGTTTTAATTGTTAGGTATGAAGATATTTTAGACTTATCAATTCAACCAGGACAATTGCGAGAAAATATTGTGGTTACAGGTATAGGATTTAATAAATTTATTCCTGGATCTCTGCTAACTTTTGAAAGTGGTGCGGCAATTCGTCTAACTTTTTACTGCGAACCGTGTAAGCGAATAGCCCACTTAGTAGAATCATTCAAGAGCATCAAGGGTAAAAGAGGAATTTTAGGCGTAGTTACTAAATCAGGTCAAATTCAAGTTAGTAGTAAATTTCAGGTTCAAGCTCATAAATTTCCAGCATTACCTGAAAATCCTTATGAACGATTTCTAGATTTTATCATCAAAATTCCCAGTGGGAAAGTAGTTACATATAAACAGATAATTAAAGCTATAGGAGTTGATAATAGTTATCTAAGAGTTATTCCTACCTATCTGAAAAAAACCTCAGCTACTAATTATCCAGTACATAGAATATTAGACTACAAGGGTTATTTAATAACTTATGTGAACCAACAAAAAGATAAGTTGAAAACTGAAGGAGTTAAGGTTTTAGCAGACGCAGATGTAGTTAAAAACTTAAATAAAAGTTATGTAAATATTAATAACTATTCATGGGAAGATTGCAACATATATTTATAA
- a CDS encoding PAP/fibrillin family protein: MCDRNLDHVLLKEKLQAKLEQIQAKSDGSPVTDLKLDKTLAEEIEELTTELESVNPNLNPLINATHLLDGAWQLQYSTAREIRSLASLPLGLKLGKVYQVIDVANKLFFNLAKVKHPLGIVSGYVKVTASFELAKEDLEPLPNKRLNVYFDKRYLSIEQIVGINTPQLNPFKVVSANNPTSRTATLDITYLDETLRIGRGGDASLFILSKSDDLPDFNS; this comes from the coding sequence ATGTGCGATCGCAACTTGGACCACGTCTTGCTTAAAGAAAAATTACAAGCCAAGCTTGAGCAGATTCAAGCTAAAAGCGATGGCTCTCCTGTTACCGATTTGAAGCTAGACAAAACCTTAGCCGAAGAAATTGAAGAATTGACGACGGAACTAGAGAGCGTCAATCCGAATCTTAATCCTCTGATTAACGCGACTCATTTGTTAGACGGAGCTTGGCAACTGCAATACTCCACTGCCAGAGAAATCCGGTCTTTAGCTTCTCTCCCATTGGGCTTAAAGCTGGGTAAAGTTTATCAAGTAATTGATGTTGCAAATAAATTGTTTTTCAATCTAGCTAAGGTTAAACATCCTCTAGGAATAGTATCAGGATATGTTAAAGTGACAGCTAGCTTTGAGCTAGCCAAAGAAGATTTAGAACCTCTACCTAACAAACGCCTCAACGTTTATTTTGACAAACGCTACCTATCGATTGAACAAATTGTTGGTATTAATACTCCTCAACTCAACCCATTTAAGGTTGTCTCAGCTAATAATCCTACTAGCAGGACTGCGACGTTAGACATTACTTATTTAGATGAAACCTTAAGAATTGGACGTGGAGGAGATGCAAGTTTATTCATTCTTAGTAAATCCGATGATTTACCTGATTTCAACTCCTAA